The Flaviramulus sp. BrNp1-15 genome has a window encoding:
- the rpoN gene encoding RNA polymerase factor sigma-54, producing the protein MLKQHLQFKLSQKLSPQQIQLMKLIQLPTQAFEQRLKQELEENPALEGGKESNENDLDSDFDNSADEFNDSETIGSDEINVDEYLSDDEIPDYRTQANNYSSDDEEKTMPYAAGTSFTQHLINQLNTYRLNDEEREIAEFLVGSVDESGYIRRELGDIMDDLAFTQNVYTTEENIEKVLRIVHQLDPAGVGARNLQECLSIQLHRKDKTQDTELAINIIDNAFDQFTKKHYKKLLQKFDISETQLKDAIHEIEHLNPKPGGSYAGNNRIVEHVVPDFAIKIVDGELELTLNGRNAPELHVSREYNNMLKGYKDSKDKSKSQKDAVIFIKQKLDAAKWFIEAIKQRQQTLFVTMSAIMHYQKEYFLTGDERNLKPMILKDIADEINMDVSTVSRVANSKYVDTPYGTKLIKEFFSESMKNDQGEDVSTREIKKILETVIEEENKKKPLTDETLASILKEKGYPIARRTVAKYREQLDIPVARLRKKI; encoded by the coding sequence ATGCTTAAACAACATTTACAATTTAAATTATCGCAAAAACTGTCGCCGCAGCAAATTCAATTAATGAAATTGATACAACTGCCTACACAAGCTTTCGAGCAACGTTTAAAGCAAGAGTTAGAAGAAAACCCTGCGCTTGAAGGTGGTAAAGAATCCAATGAAAATGATTTAGATTCAGACTTTGATAATTCTGCAGATGAATTTAATGATAGTGAAACCATTGGGAGTGATGAAATAAATGTTGATGAGTATTTAAGTGATGATGAAATTCCAGATTACCGCACGCAAGCCAATAACTATAGTAGTGATGATGAAGAAAAAACTATGCCTTATGCAGCAGGTACATCGTTCACTCAGCATTTAATAAACCAATTAAATACCTACAGATTAAACGATGAAGAGCGAGAAATTGCTGAATTTTTAGTTGGTAGTGTAGATGAAAGCGGATACATACGTAGAGAGTTAGGTGATATTATGGACGATTTGGCTTTTACCCAAAACGTTTATACAACAGAGGAAAATATAGAAAAAGTTCTTAGAATTGTTCACCAATTAGATCCTGCTGGTGTTGGTGCAAGAAACTTACAAGAGTGTTTAAGTATTCAATTACATAGAAAAGATAAAACTCAAGATACAGAATTAGCTATTAACATTATTGATAATGCCTTTGATCAGTTTACAAAGAAGCATTACAAAAAATTACTTCAAAAATTCGATATCTCAGAAACTCAGCTAAAAGATGCAATTCACGAAATTGAGCATTTAAACCCAAAACCAGGTGGTTCTTATGCAGGAAATAATAGAATTGTAGAACATGTTGTTCCAGATTTTGCTATTAAAATTGTTGATGGTGAATTAGAATTGACTCTTAACGGTAGAAATGCTCCAGAGCTTCATGTTTCCAGAGAGTATAATAACATGCTTAAAGGCTACAAGGATTCTAAGGACAAATCGAAATCACAAAAAGATGCTGTCATCTTCATCAAGCAAAAATTAGATGCTGCAAAATGGTTTATAGAAGCTATTAAACAGCGTCAACAAACGTTATTCGTTACTATGAGTGCTATCATGCATTATCAAAAAGAATATTTTTTAACTGGTGATGAACGTAACTTGAAGCCTATGATTTTAAAGGATATTGCAGATGAAATAAACATGGACGTTTCAACAGTATCTAGAGTTGCAAATAGTAAATATGTTGATACACCTTATGGTACCAAATTGATAAAAGAATTCTTTTCAGAATCGATGAAAAATGACCAAGGAGAAGATGTTTCAACTAGAGAAATAAAGAAAATTTTAGAAACTGTTATTGAAGAAGAAAACAAGAAAAAACCTTTAACAGACGAAACATTAGCTTCTATTTTAAAAGAAAAAGGCTATCCTATTGCCAGACGTACTGTGGCAAAATATAGGGAGCAGTTAGATATTCCTGTTGCCAGATTGCGTAAAAAAATATAA
- the asnS gene encoding asparagine--tRNA ligase — MQLKTVSELLSQDIVIPEVEIKGWVRTFRANRFIALNDGSTINNIQCVVDFENFDEALLKRITTGAAIHIKGELVESQGKGQKVEIKVSELFILGDSDPETFPIQPKKHSFEFLRENAHLRTRTNTFSAVMRLRSALSFAIHKYFNDNGFYYMHAPIITGSDAEGAGEMFQVTSLDVNNLPKDDNGKVDYSKDFFGKETNLTVSGQLEAETYAMSLGKVYTFGPTFRAENSNTSRHLAEFWMIEPEVAFMDLAGNMDLAEDFMKSVISYVLENNREDLEFLDKRLQDEDKTKPQAERSDMSLIEKLNFVTDNHFKRVSYTEAIDILRNCKPNKKKKFKYLINDWGTDLQSEHERFLVEKHFKCPVILFDYPANIKAFYMRLNDDGKTVRAMDILFPGIGEIVGGAQREERLEVLKQKMAAINIPEEELWWYLDLRKYGTAVHSGFGLGFERLVMFATGMSNIRDVIPYPRTPQNAEF; from the coding sequence ATGCAATTAAAAACTGTATCAGAATTACTATCGCAAGATATTGTTATACCAGAAGTAGAAATTAAAGGTTGGGTAAGAACGTTTAGAGCCAATCGTTTTATAGCTTTAAACGATGGTTCAACTATAAATAATATACAATGCGTTGTTGATTTTGAAAACTTTGATGAAGCACTTTTAAAACGAATTACAACTGGTGCTGCTATTCATATAAAAGGAGAATTGGTAGAAAGCCAAGGTAAAGGCCAAAAGGTAGAAATTAAAGTTAGTGAATTATTCATATTAGGAGATTCAGATCCTGAAACCTTCCCAATTCAACCTAAAAAACATTCTTTTGAATTTTTAAGAGAAAATGCACATTTACGCACACGTACAAATACATTTAGTGCGGTAATGCGTTTACGTTCTGCCTTATCATTCGCTATTCACAAATACTTTAATGATAATGGTTTTTATTATATGCATGCGCCTATTATAACAGGAAGTGATGCAGAAGGTGCTGGCGAAATGTTTCAAGTAACTAGTCTTGATGTTAATAATTTACCTAAAGATGATAATGGCAAAGTAGATTACTCTAAAGATTTCTTCGGAAAAGAAACTAACCTAACTGTCTCTGGTCAATTAGAAGCCGAAACCTATGCTATGTCGTTGGGGAAGGTTTATACTTTTGGACCTACATTTAGAGCTGAAAACTCTAATACCTCACGCCATTTAGCAGAATTCTGGATGATAGAACCAGAAGTAGCTTTTATGGATTTAGCTGGTAATATGGACTTAGCTGAAGATTTTATGAAATCGGTTATTTCATATGTACTTGAAAACAATCGTGAAGATTTAGAATTTTTAGATAAACGTTTACAAGACGAAGACAAAACTAAACCTCAGGCCGAAAGAAGCGATATGAGTTTAATTGAAAAATTAAACTTTGTTACAGACAACCATTTTAAACGAGTTAGTTATACCGAAGCTATAGATATTTTACGTAATTGTAAACCTAATAAAAAGAAGAAATTCAAATATTTAATTAACGATTGGGGTACCGATTTACAAAGTGAACATGAGCGCTTTTTAGTTGAAAAACATTTTAAATGTCCTGTTATATTATTTGATTATCCTGCTAATATAAAAGCGTTTTATATGCGCTTAAACGACGATGGCAAAACCGTACGCGCCATGGATATCTTATTTCCTGGTATTGGCGAAATTGTTGGTGGAGCACAACGTGAAGAACGTTTAGAGGTTCTAAAACAAAAAATGGCTGCCATTAATATTCCAGAAGAAGAACTTTGGTGGTATTTAGATTTGCGTAAATATGGTACCGCAGTTCACTCTGGTTTTGGTTTAGGTTTTGAGCGTTTAGTTATGTTTGCCACTGGTATGAGTAATATTAGAGATGTTATTCCTTATCCAAGAACACCGCAAAATGCAGAATTTTAA